CCAGCCCGTAAGCGGCCAGCGAGTTGAAGATCAGTTGGAGCAGAGTCACCGTTAGCGCTACGAAGAGCGTGTTCCCAATGTATCTCGCAAGAGGAATTAGCTCAAAGGCCTTCACGAAATTCCTTAAGTCGAAAATCGTAGGAAGGAAGCTCGGGGGAATTGTGAAAGCAGCATCTTCCGTCTTGAAAGAGGTGACAAGCATCCAGAAAAATGGAAGATTGATAATTACTGCTACGAAAAGAATTGCCAGATAGACAAGTAGTCTAATAGGGAGGGCCGGTTTTCTTCTCATTGATAATGCACCCTCCTTTTGCTGAGTCTGAATTGAATCAGGGTGAATACAATCATCATCGCAAACATAACAACTGCAATTGCTGATGCGTAACCGAATTTCAAGTACCTGAATGCGTTCTCATACAGATAATAGGTAATAACCTGAGTACTCTTCGCCGGCCCACCGCTCGTCATAACAGATACTGAAACGAAAACCCTGAACGATGCGATAAACTGCATAATGAAGACGAAAAGTGTCGTAGGTGAAAGTAGAGGAAGCGTTATACTTTTGAACTTGTTCCAGGGGGTTGCTCCATCTATTTCGGCCGCTTCATAATATGTCTTGGGAATAGTCTGGAGACCTGCCAGGAAGAGGACCATATTATATCCGATACGTTTCCATACTCCCACAATAATAAGCGCCAGAAGCGAGTAATTCGGATCACTCAACCACTTGATGTTGTTAATGCCGAATATCGAAAGAAAGTAATTGACCAATCCGAAATTCGGTTCATATAACCAACCCCAAATAACGGCAGCAGCCGCCATCGAAGTAATGACCGGAATGTAGAACAGTGTTCTGAAGATCCCTCTACCCTTTATCCATTCAATATTGAGAAGAGCGGCGAGCAGAAGCCCAATGACAACTGAAGGAATTACCGTACCAAGAATATAGATGCCTGTTACACTCAGGGAATTCCAGAAATCCGCAGAACTGAAAAGTCTTTGGTAGTTCTGAAAGCCTACAAATCGCATAGGACGTATCATGTTCCAGCTATAAAAGGATACATAAAAAGCCCAAATGAGTGGCAAATAGATGAAGATCACCTGAACTATCAGAGCCGGTAAGACAGTTGCCCAACCGGTGAGAGCTTCCCTGGTTCGGCGCCGCAAACGTATCACCCCACTGTTCACAAATGAAAGAATCTATATCACAGAAATTTGACTCACATGTGCTAACTAAAGATCATCTCAAAACAAAAAAAGCCGCCGCCTCATAACAGGCACGACTTTCTCATCATCTCTGTCACGCTTGATATAGTCTAGCATAATCGGAAATGCAAAATCAACCTAAATGCCATCTACTAAGCCGAAACTCTTCAAGTTCAACACAAATGGTGCAATCAAACAAATGATGTAACCCTGTTCTTACCGTTCTTCTTTGACTCATACAAAGCTTTGTCGACGCGGCGCAGCAAGGCATCGAAATCACTTTCATCCTTATGGAGAACGGAGACCCCGATGCTGATGCTCAGCTTTCCAAAGTTTTTATGCTCCTTCACGCACAGTCCCGCTCTAAGCTTTTCCGCCACTTTGATTGCTCCATCGAAATCTGTATTCGTTACGATAAGTAGAAACTCATCCCCGCCCCATCTCCCTAGATAATCGCAATTCCTGATGCTTGACTGAACGTAAGAACACGTAATTTTGAGAGCTTCATCACCGGCAAGGTGACCATAATTATCATTTATCATCTTGAGATTGTCAAGATCAAACATAAGTAGTGAAAGCGGGCTTCCATAACGCCTTGATCTCTCCGTTTCGGCTCTCAATAACTCGCTCAGTGAGTATCTATTCATTACACCGGTCAGCATGTCCGTAGTCGCTAGTTTCCTGTATTTCTCCTGGCTCTCGCGAAGAGCCTCTTCGATCTGTTTGGTTGGGGAAATATCGATGTGGGTTCCAAGAATGCGAGTGGCTCTTCCATTCTTGTCTCTCTCTGCAGCCTCCCCCCTATCATGAACCCAAATCCAATCACCGCTCTTTGAGAGCATCCTGTATTCTATGTCGAAGTAATCTTTCTCTCCGTTGTAACATCTCTCCATCTCTTCAAGCGAAGGAAGAAGATCTTCTGGATGCACAAACTCTTTCCAGTTCTGAAAGGTTATGAGTAAATCACCGCCAGGATAGCCCATGATCTGATAATATCTTTCGTTGATCGAAAACTCTCCCTTGTCTATATTGAAGTCCCAAAGACCAACATTCCCGCCTTTCACGGCAAGCGCAAGCCTTTCCTCGCTCTGGCGCAGTGCATCTTCGACCTTCTTCCTTTCCGTAATCTCGGTCAGCAAAATGATGTGGCCTCTAATCTTACCTCTGGAGCTGTGGATAATTGTCTTTCTGGCATCGATTATCGCTTTCCCTACCTTCAGCTCAGAATTCGATTGATCAGAATTGAAGAAACTCAGAACAGTTTCTGAATCGCTGAAAGCGTCACTGAAATTTAGCCCGATCAATTTCGGGCATTCCACTCCAAACATCGAGCAAGCCATTGGGTTGATGTCGACAACCGTTCCTCTATCGTCGGTAATAATGACGCCGTCAGGAAGTCTTTCGAAAACAGTCTCCTTAGCAACCGGTCGTATGTCAAATAACCTGTACCTCATAACGCCTATCGCCATGAATACTGAAGCCAGAGTGAAGGCAAACGGAGTCATGTCGAGATAGCCAAAATCAACAAATCCAAAAAGGTAGTTAATATTCACAAGTACGGGAAAAAGAGTCCCAAACAGAATCATTTTCAGCTGACCCCTGTAGGGCCCTTTAGAAAGAACGTATTGATGAGCTATTGAAAATATACTCGAAAGAAGGAGTATATATGTGTAAAACATTCCCAACCAGAAAAGAGGCCCATGGACAAGTCTCTGCACCGGGAAAGATGAACTGAGATCCAGTTCGCTGACAGAGTAATAAAGCCAGTGAATTTCGTTTGTCCACATAGACAGAAGTACTGCAAGTGGGATGACGAAAAGAAATAAGATTCTTTTCCAGCTAAACCACTTTCTCTTGTCTAGAATTGCCATGGAGAAAAGAAAAAAGAGTACCGGCGTGCTTACAATTCCAGGATAAGAAATCTTGTTGAGCAGTCTCATTGTCTCCAAATCATGTCCGAGTAGCTCAACTGCATAAAAGAATGCCCACCAGGCAATTGAGAACATCAAAAGGCTGAGAGTAATTGCCTCAAGCTGTTCTCTTCGGTTCGCAAGGCGTATAGCAATAGCTAAACACACAATCGCTGGGATAAACGTCAATAAAGCATAAATATTCATTTAAGACACTCCATAGTGATCTCTTCTCACAATTATATACTTTGCCCCTGTTCAAAAGCCATTGATCGTTTCACTGCAGCTTGTGTATAGTCAGTTGCAAGATCTTTAATAAGCCCTTCGCGCCTCGTCCTAAGAGCCGTTGTTGGTGGTACGTGGTTTGTCAAGAGCAAGGAGCTAGATCCCGTATCAAGTAAAGAATGATGAAATCCAGTTGTCAGAACCAACTCGGTTCATCATCTGAACTGTCAAATGCCAGAGATTACTTAGAGAGCAAAATGACGGTAGAAGGAGTAGTTGACAGTCACTGGAATGCTCTTGGCCATGATCTAGATCCTTGGATCGTTCTAAATACCAGATCCTGTGCAGAAGCCCTTAACAGGATCCCTGAACAGGAGATTTTCAGGGCAGCCTCTACTGGATGACATTGTCAGACGATTATGCGATTCTTTTGTAGGGGCGAACGGCTGTTCGCCCGAAAAAGGTCCTGGTAGGAATCTCTGCCTTTTACGCGAAAAATGGGACAGACATGAGGAGAATTGTCAGTCCCTATTTTCGCTCTCATCTTCTCGTGAGCGAAGCGAACGTCTCCGACGTGCTCTTTCTCGGTTTTTACAGCGACCAGCGGGTCCTCGTTCATAAGCGTAGAGCGGATATTTCATGCGAGATCCCGTGCAGACCCCCTGAACAGGAGCGCTTCAGGGCAGGCTCTACGCGATGACAATTTAAGATGACTGTGCAGTTCTCTTGTAGGGGCGAACGGCCGTTCGCCCGAAAAAGGTCCTGGTTGGTATCTCTGCCTTTTACGCGAAAAATGGGACATGAGGAGAATTGTCAGTCCCTATTTTCGCTCTCATCTTCTCGTGAGCGAAGCGAACGTCTCCGACGTGCTCTTCCTAGGTTTTTACAGCGACCAGCGGGGTTACGTTCTTAAGCGTTCAGCGGCTCCTAGCCCGCGAAGCGGAACTGGCCACCGAAGGTGACTGGCCTGCGCAGCAGCATCACTTCTGTTCTTGATCTCGGAGGACGGAGAACCGTTGACGGTGGACGTGATAAGGCCTCCTGCCGAAGGCAGCCTTGCGACCTGGCGTGGTCTTCGCCAGCCTTGCGTCCACTGATGCTCTTCAGTGCCTTGCGTCCCGGCATGATCTTTGCCGGCATTGCGTCTTATGTTCTACAGAAGAATCACTCTTAATCTCGGAGGACGGAGAACCGTTGACGGTGGACCATTTTCAAAGGCAATGGCGGAGGGTGTGAATGCTTGGAGAAATAGTGGAATAAATAGGGAGGCCGAAAGAAAAATGAAGACTTCTTCAAACCTCCCTTGTATTACCTCACTCCAGGAAAAGCTCACTCTTTTACTGGCGCCGAATCCTTCTCCTTATTGAGGGCATCGATCAGTTCATCCACAAGTTTGGGATTAATTGTAATTCCCTTTTTCGTTGGTTTATAGTCTCCTTCATCATCCTGATAGTAGATCCTGAGATCAAGGAATTCGTGGCCCTTAAACTCTCTCTTCGAGACTCGAACGATTTCAGTGTCATTCCTCTTTATGTCTGTCAAGCTCTTCACTCCCTTCAATTTTGATCTTTCCTTTTATATCACACTGGAGCAACTTAGGCTATCTCGCTTTTGAAAGTCAGTGTTAGAATTAATTTACAAATGCTGAGGGTGGTAGGTTTTCGTGGTCGATATAATTATGATTGGCGCCGGCAATAGAGGGTACTTTGCGTACGGGGAGGCACTTAAAACGGTTGAGGAATCCCGAGTCGTCGCAATTGCCGAACCGGATAAACTGAGAAGAGAACGTTTTGCAGAGAGGCATGGAATACGTACTGAAGATTCTGTTGCAGATTGGAAAGTCCTTCTTTCGAGGCCTAAATTCGCCGATGGAGTGATAGTTGCCACTCCAGAAACAGTTCATGTTGAACCCACTATAGAGGCCCTTGCACGTGGTTACTCCGTTCTTTTGGAGAAACCAATTTCTGTGGGGCTTAGCGGCGTAGCGGCTTTGACAGAATCGGGTGTGGATATCTCCCGGTTATTTGTCGCTCACGTGCTGAGGTATTCTAGCTTTTTCAAACAGCTTAAGTCCCTTCTCGACTCAGATTCTGTCGGAAGGATCCAGGCAGTTGAGTACACAGAGCAGGTCTCCTTCTATCACTTCGCTCATTCCTACGTAAGGGGAAATTGGAGAGATTCAACACAAACCGGTCCTTCCATCCTCTCAAAGAGCTGTCATGACATGGA
The Mesotoga sp. BH458_6_3_2_1 DNA segment above includes these coding regions:
- a CDS encoding carbohydrate ABC transporter permease translates to MRFVGFQNYQRLFSSADFWNSLSVTGIYILGTVIPSVVIGLLLAALLNIEWIKGRGIFRTLFYIPVITSMAAAAVIWGWLYEPNFGLVNYFLSIFGINNIKWLSDPNYSLLALIIVGVWKRIGYNMVLFLAGLQTIPKTYYEAAEIDGATPWNKFKSITLPLLSPTTLFVFIMQFIASFRVFVSVSVMTSGGPAKSTQVITYYLYENAFRYLKFGYASAIAVVMFAMMIVFTLIQFRLSKRRVHYQ
- a CDS encoding transcriptional coactivator p15/PC4 family protein — its product is MTDIKRNDTEIVRVSKREFKGHEFLDLRIYYQDDEGDYKPTKKGITINPKLVDELIDALNKEKDSAPVKE
- a CDS encoding histidine kinase N-terminal 7TM domain-containing protein; its protein translation is MNIYALLTFIPAIVCLAIAIRLANRREQLEAITLSLLMFSIAWWAFFYAVELLGHDLETMRLLNKISYPGIVSTPVLFFLFSMAILDKRKWFSWKRILFLFVIPLAVLLSMWTNEIHWLYYSVSELDLSSSFPVQRLVHGPLFWLGMFYTYILLLSSIFSIAHQYVLSKGPYRGQLKMILFGTLFPVLVNINYLFGFVDFGYLDMTPFAFTLASVFMAIGVMRYRLFDIRPVAKETVFERLPDGVIITDDRGTVVDINPMACSMFGVECPKLIGLNFSDAFSDSETVLSFFNSDQSNSELKVGKAIIDARKTIIHSSRGKIRGHIILLTEITERKKVEDALRQSEERLALAVKGGNVGLWDFNIDKGEFSINERYYQIMGYPGGDLLITFQNWKEFVHPEDLLPSLEEMERCYNGEKDYFDIEYRMLSKSGDWIWVHDRGEAAERDKNGRATRILGTHIDISPTKQIEEALRESQEKYRKLATTDMLTGVMNRYSLSELLRAETERSRRYGSPLSLLMFDLDNLKMINDNYGHLAGDEALKITCSYVQSSIRNCDYLGRWGGDEFLLIVTNTDFDGAIKVAEKLRAGLCVKEHKNFGKLSISIGVSVLHKDESDFDALLRRVDKALYESKKNGKNRVTSFV